The following proteins are co-located in the Engraulis encrasicolus isolate BLACKSEA-1 chromosome 2, IST_EnEncr_1.0, whole genome shotgun sequence genome:
- the LOC134442490 gene encoding uncharacterized protein LOC134442490 isoform X2, whose protein sequence is MAERLRTCELCSNKIGQLHMLPKDPQVKTEWLKFIFGAVPEKHSSKLSVCTLHFDENDYTNFGQFHSGFAAKLHLKPDAVPSSRLSGCRPTVPTCLGTPTFKDAACQTDPPSLSTKGTQLSAKTLRGYRVKSREIQTPCAAATETTWEALTSTPIKSRPAKRPRLAVEEDDDELLDEGEDSSLVAEPHDSTYVPDQDTMSDLESSHISDTSHSHTDVKYIVSEKCLLEIFEKCPLCKTKSDVTPHRRGTFLTVQQKCGRCGYYREWSSQPVTGTCPTTNLQLSAAIYFTGTSFFQLNKVFKALNLRSIGYTTFRRHARTYLEPAIIHKWHQFQEEQWKDLSQHKVKLGGDMRADSPGHSAKYGSYSLMNLSKRVLTDVQKLSSDYQTSTLEAFHSVLLRFTPKNVVFPFIGMLCRLYLAALHFNENARRCQAKTSSGRLKFKMSFPKAKKGAASVKPVKTAPTYNYIFELMELLFKEVVLNPQPFQDEMRAINVPSFLSAQYVHPTMDDAVAAYKSRFRVEA, encoded by the exons ATGGCTGAACGTCTACGAACTTGCGAACTTTGTTCAAACAAAATTGGACAATTGCATATGTTACCAAAAGACCCACAAGTGAAAACGGAATGGCTTaaatttatttttggagctgtgCCAGAGAAGCATAGTTCAAAGTTaagtgtgtgtacactgcacttcgacgagaATGACTATACCAACTTTGGCCAGTTCCATAGTGGATTTGCGGCGAAGTTACATTTGAAACCAGACGCAGTGCCATCATCCCGACTGtctggttgtaggcctactgtaccc ACCTGCTTAGGAACACCCACGTTCAAGGATGCGGCTTGTCAGACAGACCCACCCAGTCTGTCCACCAAGGGTACTCAGTTGTCAGCAAAGACTTTACGAGGTTATCGTGTGAAAAGCAGAG AAATTCAAACACCATGCGCAGCTGCCACTGAAACGACTTGGGAAGCCCTGACCTCCACACCCATCAAGTCACGGCCAGCCAAAAGACCACGCTTGGCTGtggaggaggatgacgatgaACTGCTAGATGAAGGGGAAGACTCCTCATTAGTCGCTGAACCACATGACTCCACATATGTGCCCGACCAAGACACAATGTCAGACTTGGAGTCATCGCATATTTC TGACACCAGCCACAGTCACACAGATGTTAAGTACATTGTGAGCGAGAAGTGCCTTTTGGAGATCTTCGAAAAGTGCCCCCTTTGCAAAACAAAAAGCGATGTCACACCGCACAGACGAGGCACCTTCTTGACTGTACAGCAAAAATGTGGCCGGTGTGGGTACTACCGGGAATGGAGCAGTCAGCCAGTGACAGGGACCTGTCCAACAACAAATTTACAACTCTCTGCAGCCATTTACTTCACCGGCACATCATTTTTCCAGCTGAACAAG GTATTCAAAGCGTTGAACCTCAGGTCCATTGGGTATACAACTTTCAGAAGACATGCACGGACATACCTGGAGCCAGCTATTATTCACAAGTGGCATCAATTTCAGGAGGAACAGTGGAAGGATCTCAGCCAACACAAAGTCAAACTTGGTGGCGATATGAGGGCAGACAGTCCAG GTCACAGTGCGAAGTATGGCAGCTACTCGCTGATGAA TCTTAGCAAAAGGGTCCTGACAGATGTGCAGAAGCTCAGCTCCGACTACCAAACGTCTACATTGGAGGCATTCCATAGTGTGCTATTAAGATTCACACCGAAGAATGTGGTCTTCCCATTTATTGGGATGTTGTGCAG ACTGTACCTGGCAGCACTGCACTTTAATGAGAATGCTCGTCGCTGCCAAGCTAAAACATCATCTGGCCGCCTGAAATTTAAAATGAGTTTCCCCAAGGCAAAAAAAGGAGCAGCATCTGTGAAGCCAGTAAAAACGGCACCTACATACA atTACATCTTCGAATTGATGGAGTTGCTTTTCAAGGAGGTCGTCCTCAACCCCCAGCCATTCCAAGATGAAATGCGAGCAATCAATGTCCCCAGCTTCCTCTCAGCGCAGTATGTACACCCCACCATGGACGACGCTGTGGCAGCATACAAGTCGCGTTTCAGAGTGGAGGCCTGA
- the LOC134442490 gene encoding uncharacterized protein LOC134442490 isoform X3 yields MSDLESSHISDTSHSHTDVKYIVSEKCLLEIFEKCPLCKTKSDVTPHRRGTFLTVQQKCGRCGYYREWSSQPVTGTCPTTNLQLSAAIYFTGTSFFQLNKVFKALNLRSIGYTTFRRHARTYLEPAIIHKWHQFQEEQWKDLSQHKVKLGGDMRADSPGHSAKYGSYSLMNLENNNIIDVQLVQSNEVGGSCNMEKEGLRRSLELLDSKGVAVDYIVTDRHPQIQKYLRDRDVQHFYDVWHFEKGLSKKLDKLSKDKECELLKKWRRSIGNHAYWAATSSSTGPEKLAKWTSILNHIQNRHTHDDPTFPKCLHPALPQKRSKKWFKPGSKALCKVEKLLLSKRVLTDVQKLSSDYQTSTLEAFHSVLLRFTPKNVVFPFIGMLCRLYLAALHFNENARRCQAKTSSGRLKFKMSFPKAKKGAASVKPVKTAPTYNYIFELMELLFKEVVLNPQPFQDEMRAINVPSFLSAQYVHPTMDDAVAAYKSRFRVEA; encoded by the exons ATGTCAGACTTGGAGTCATCGCATATTTC TGACACCAGCCACAGTCACACAGATGTTAAGTACATTGTGAGCGAGAAGTGCCTTTTGGAGATCTTCGAAAAGTGCCCCCTTTGCAAAACAAAAAGCGATGTCACACCGCACAGACGAGGCACCTTCTTGACTGTACAGCAAAAATGTGGCCGGTGTGGGTACTACCGGGAATGGAGCAGTCAGCCAGTGACAGGGACCTGTCCAACAACAAATTTACAACTCTCTGCAGCCATTTACTTCACCGGCACATCATTTTTCCAGCTGAACAAG GTATTCAAAGCGTTGAACCTCAGGTCCATTGGGTATACAACTTTCAGAAGACATGCACGGACATACCTGGAGCCAGCTATTATTCACAAGTGGCATCAATTTCAGGAGGAACAGTGGAAGGATCTCAGCCAACACAAAGTCAAACTTGGTGGCGATATGAGGGCAGACAGTCCAG GTCACAGTGCGAAGTATGGCAGCTACTCGCTGATGAACCTGGAGAACAACAACATTATTGATGTGCAGCTTGTTCAG AGCAATGAGGTTGGAGGTAGCTGCAATATGGAGAAGGAGGGTCTGAGAAGAAGCCTGGAGTTGCTTGACTCAAAGGGTGTGGCAGTGGACTACATTGTAACTGACCGGCACCCTCAAATACAGAAATACCTGCGTGATCGTGATGTCCAGCATTTCTATGACGTCTGGCACTTTGAAAAAG GTCTATCTAAGAAACTTGACAAGCTGTCCAAAGACAAAGAATGCGAACTTCTAAAAAAGTGGCGGCGGAGCATCGGGAACCATGCTTACTGGGCAGCAACATCCTCTTCCACAGGCCCTGAAAAACTGGCCAAATGGACCTCCATTTTAAACCACATACAAAATAGGCACACCCATGATGACCCCACCTTTCCCAAATGTCTGCACCCTGCGCTGCCTCAAAAAAGATCAAAAAAATGGTTTAAGCCAG GCTCCAAAGCTCTCTGCAAGGTGGAGAAGCTACTTCTTAGCAAAAGGGTCCTGACAGATGTGCAGAAGCTCAGCTCCGACTACCAAACGTCTACATTGGAGGCATTCCATAGTGTGCTATTAAGATTCACACCGAAGAATGTGGTCTTCCCATTTATTGGGATGTTGTGCAG ACTGTACCTGGCAGCACTGCACTTTAATGAGAATGCTCGTCGCTGCCAAGCTAAAACATCATCTGGCCGCCTGAAATTTAAAATGAGTTTCCCCAAGGCAAAAAAAGGAGCAGCATCTGTGAAGCCAGTAAAAACGGCACCTACATACA atTACATCTTCGAATTGATGGAGTTGCTTTTCAAGGAGGTCGTCCTCAACCCCCAGCCATTCCAAGATGAAATGCGAGCAATCAATGTCCCCAGCTTCCTCTCAGCGCAGTATGTACACCCCACCATGGACGACGCTGTGGCAGCATACAAGTCGCGTTTCAGAGTGGAGGCCTGA
- the LOC134442490 gene encoding uncharacterized protein LOC134442490 isoform X1 yields the protein MAERLRTCELCSNKIGQLHMLPKDPQVKTEWLKFIFGAVPEKHSSKLSVCTLHFDENDYTNFGQFHSGFAAKLHLKPDAVPSSRLSGCRPTVPTCLGTPTFKDAACQTDPPSLSTKGTQLSAKTLRGYRVKSREIQTPCAAATETTWEALTSTPIKSRPAKRPRLAVEEDDDELLDEGEDSSLVAEPHDSTYVPDQDTMSDLESSHISDTSHSHTDVKYIVSEKCLLEIFEKCPLCKTKSDVTPHRRGTFLTVQQKCGRCGYYREWSSQPVTGTCPTTNLQLSAAIYFTGTSFFQLNKVFKALNLRSIGYTTFRRHARTYLEPAIIHKWHQFQEEQWKDLSQHKVKLGGDMRADSPGHSAKYGSYSLMNLENNNIIDVQLVQSNEVGGSCNMEKEGLRRSLELLDSKGVAVDYIVTDRHPQIQKYLRDRDVQHFYDVWHFEKGLSKKLDKLSKDKECELLKKWRRSIGNHAYWAATSSSTGPEKLAKWTSILNHIQNRHTHDDPTFPKCLHPALPQKRSKKWFKPGSKALCKVEKLLLSKRVLTDVQKLSSDYQTSTLEAFHSVLLRFTPKNVVFPFIGMLCRLYLAALHFNENARRCQAKTSSGRLKFKMSFPKAKKGAASVKPVKTAPTYNYIFELMELLFKEVVLNPQPFQDEMRAINVPSFLSAQYVHPTMDDAVAAYKSRFRVEA from the exons ATGGCTGAACGTCTACGAACTTGCGAACTTTGTTCAAACAAAATTGGACAATTGCATATGTTACCAAAAGACCCACAAGTGAAAACGGAATGGCTTaaatttatttttggagctgtgCCAGAGAAGCATAGTTCAAAGTTaagtgtgtgtacactgcacttcgacgagaATGACTATACCAACTTTGGCCAGTTCCATAGTGGATTTGCGGCGAAGTTACATTTGAAACCAGACGCAGTGCCATCATCCCGACTGtctggttgtaggcctactgtaccc ACCTGCTTAGGAACACCCACGTTCAAGGATGCGGCTTGTCAGACAGACCCACCCAGTCTGTCCACCAAGGGTACTCAGTTGTCAGCAAAGACTTTACGAGGTTATCGTGTGAAAAGCAGAG AAATTCAAACACCATGCGCAGCTGCCACTGAAACGACTTGGGAAGCCCTGACCTCCACACCCATCAAGTCACGGCCAGCCAAAAGACCACGCTTGGCTGtggaggaggatgacgatgaACTGCTAGATGAAGGGGAAGACTCCTCATTAGTCGCTGAACCACATGACTCCACATATGTGCCCGACCAAGACACAATGTCAGACTTGGAGTCATCGCATATTTC TGACACCAGCCACAGTCACACAGATGTTAAGTACATTGTGAGCGAGAAGTGCCTTTTGGAGATCTTCGAAAAGTGCCCCCTTTGCAAAACAAAAAGCGATGTCACACCGCACAGACGAGGCACCTTCTTGACTGTACAGCAAAAATGTGGCCGGTGTGGGTACTACCGGGAATGGAGCAGTCAGCCAGTGACAGGGACCTGTCCAACAACAAATTTACAACTCTCTGCAGCCATTTACTTCACCGGCACATCATTTTTCCAGCTGAACAAG GTATTCAAAGCGTTGAACCTCAGGTCCATTGGGTATACAACTTTCAGAAGACATGCACGGACATACCTGGAGCCAGCTATTATTCACAAGTGGCATCAATTTCAGGAGGAACAGTGGAAGGATCTCAGCCAACACAAAGTCAAACTTGGTGGCGATATGAGGGCAGACAGTCCAG GTCACAGTGCGAAGTATGGCAGCTACTCGCTGATGAACCTGGAGAACAACAACATTATTGATGTGCAGCTTGTTCAG AGCAATGAGGTTGGAGGTAGCTGCAATATGGAGAAGGAGGGTCTGAGAAGAAGCCTGGAGTTGCTTGACTCAAAGGGTGTGGCAGTGGACTACATTGTAACTGACCGGCACCCTCAAATACAGAAATACCTGCGTGATCGTGATGTCCAGCATTTCTATGACGTCTGGCACTTTGAAAAAG GTCTATCTAAGAAACTTGACAAGCTGTCCAAAGACAAAGAATGCGAACTTCTAAAAAAGTGGCGGCGGAGCATCGGGAACCATGCTTACTGGGCAGCAACATCCTCTTCCACAGGCCCTGAAAAACTGGCCAAATGGACCTCCATTTTAAACCACATACAAAATAGGCACACCCATGATGACCCCACCTTTCCCAAATGTCTGCACCCTGCGCTGCCTCAAAAAAGATCAAAAAAATGGTTTAAGCCAG GCTCCAAAGCTCTCTGCAAGGTGGAGAAGCTACTTCTTAGCAAAAGGGTCCTGACAGATGTGCAGAAGCTCAGCTCCGACTACCAAACGTCTACATTGGAGGCATTCCATAGTGTGCTATTAAGATTCACACCGAAGAATGTGGTCTTCCCATTTATTGGGATGTTGTGCAG ACTGTACCTGGCAGCACTGCACTTTAATGAGAATGCTCGTCGCTGCCAAGCTAAAACATCATCTGGCCGCCTGAAATTTAAAATGAGTTTCCCCAAGGCAAAAAAAGGAGCAGCATCTGTGAAGCCAGTAAAAACGGCACCTACATACA atTACATCTTCGAATTGATGGAGTTGCTTTTCAAGGAGGTCGTCCTCAACCCCCAGCCATTCCAAGATGAAATGCGAGCAATCAATGTCCCCAGCTTCCTCTCAGCGCAGTATGTACACCCCACCATGGACGACGCTGTGGCAGCATACAAGTCGCGTTTCAGAGTGGAGGCCTGA
- the LOC134442586 gene encoding phenylethanolamine N-methyltransferase-like yields MPGEREGQEGAEQLSEKPKREEEEEENDEDEDVVEAMRACYQGFDPAAYLQFNYTPPRADFQRADSIVPWKLACLHRAFTEGDVRGEVLVDVGSGPTLYQVMSGCEVFGRVVLTDYLEANRRELQRWLRDGSSSLDWSPYLEHVCRLEGRRPSASSEKASRLRAVVSDVLPIDVHRACPLAPGSLPPQGADCLVSCFCLESVSPDVASLRRALGHLSSMLRPGGHLLLIGALGESYYLGAAGLRIPVVALDEAQVCSSLSSAGYRLQQLSVYTLTADMSVGVDDVTGVFFAKARKP; encoded by the exons ATGCCAGGGGAGCGCGAGGGCCAGGAGGGAGCGGAGCAGCTGAGTGAGAAaccaaagagagaggaggaagaggaggagaatgatgaagatgaagatgtagTGGAGGCTATGCGCGCGTGTTACCAGGGCTTCGACCCGGCCGCCTACCTCCAGTTCAACTACACGCCACCGCGAGCAGACTTCCAACGCGCCGACAGCATCGTGCCCTGGAAACTGGCCTGTCTGCACAGGGCCTTTACAGAGG GAGACGTGCGTGGGGAGGTGCTGGTGGACGTGGGTTCCGGTCCCACCCTGTACCAG GTGATGAGCGGTTGTGAGGTGTTTGGCCGCGTGGTGCTGACTGACTACCTGGAGGCCAACAGGAGAGAGCTGCAGCGCTGGCTGAGGGACGGCAGCAGCAGCCTGGACTGGAGCCCCTACCTGGAGCACGTCTGCAGACTAGAGGGCCGCAG GCCGTCCGCGTCCAGTGAGAAGGCGTCTCGTCTGCGTGCGGTGGTGAGCGACGTGCTTCCTATCGACGTGCACCGCGCGTGTCCCCTGGCTCCCGGCTCTCTCCCGCCGCAGGGGGCCGACTGTCTGGTGTCCTGCTTCTGCCTGGAGAGCGTGAGCCCAGACGTGGCGTCCCTGCGGCGCGCCCTGGGCCACCTGTCCTCCATGCTGCGTCCAGGGGGACACCTGCTGCTCATCGGGGCCCTGGGAGAGAGCTACTACCTGGGGGCGGCCGGCCTGCGCATCCCCGTGGTGGCCCTGGACGAGGCacag GTGTGTAGCAGCCTCAGCAGCGCCGGCTACCGGCTGCAGCAGCTCAGCGTCTACACGCTAACGGCCGACATGAGCGTCGGCGTCGATGATGTCACCGGGGTCTTCTTCGCCAAAGCCAGGAAACCGTAG